The DNA region GACGCGCGCCGTGGCACGGCATCTCGCCGGCCACATCGCCACGGCCCTGCCCGCCGCGGCGCCCGGCTCATCGACCCCCGCGGCGGCGGCCGAGGCGCTCACGCGGCTGAGCCGCGACTGGCAGGGCGAGCTGGCGATCCTCGAACAGGGCGAACTGCAGCGCCATGTCGGCCTGCACTGCCGAATGCCGTATAAGAAGACACCCAAGCATTGGGGAAGAGCAAACCGTCCGTGAAGACGGACATTGAGCGCTGGTTCAGATGAACCGTGGTGCGAGGAGTGCGGCCCAGAGGGCACGCAAGATCCGCTTGGCTTGTTGTGGCCGCGATAGCCGCGGTCGACATGGATGCGCCCGACGGCGACGCCGGTGAGCCTCCCCGACCGGCGAATCCTCGCCTCCAAGAAACACGATCCTCCCGATCCGGCATCCGAAATTGCGGGAGATCCTCGGTCTTGGACAGCCACTCCTTCATGAACGAGTGCTGCCAAACGCCGATCCCTACGCCCTCTCAAGCGCCTCGCGATAACTTCGCGGGTAATTCTATTTTTAATAGAAAAAATCAATCCTAGATAAGAAGTCATTCCGCTCGCCGGCGAATCAAGCTGTCATCCGGCGCTCAGCCGAGTATGGTTACCAAACATAGACTCGAATTGAGAAGCTGCCACCCGCGCAAGGCGGCGGTTGCTTACTTTTGGGGGAAGTGACGCTTTCCGCTGTCATGTCGCTATGCTATCCGCCATATGGAACAAGGCGCGCCGGAGAAGGAAATCGCCCGTGCCGCCCGCGGCGTATCTTCACCCCCAAGGGGAATATTGCTGCGGATAATCCAGAAAAGTCGAGAAAAATTTCATCAGACTTCGATGAGCAAGACAATTATTATAAATTGGCGGACCTGATGTTGAAGGCGGCGCAATATATTCTTGGGCAATATATTCCTGGGAATGTCGTTTCGCCCCGGCGCCAACGCGCGGCCGGCGGCAGTCCCGGCCCCGGCGCGTGCCGCGGCTGGGAGACGCAACCCCGCCCGCCTGCCGGCGCCGGCCCCATCCGCCGCGCGGCCGGTCTCCCCTCCCGCACCCCATCAGCCTGAGAGCCGCCGATCATGCGTTTCGCTGGCAAGACCATCTTCGTCACCGGCGGCGCCGGCTTCATCGGCTCGGCGGTGGTGCGCCACCTGCTCGATGACACCGCGGCCCGCGTCGTCAACCTCGACAAGCTCACTTACGCGGCGAACCTCGCCTCGATCCCGCAAGCGGAAGGCCACCCGCGCTACGCCTTCGCCAGGGTCGACATCTGCGACGGTGCGGCGCTGCGCCGGCTGTTCGACACCTACGCGCCCGACGCGGTGATGAACCTCGCCGCCGAGAGCCATGTCGACCGCTCGATCGACGGGCCGGGCGCGTTCATCACGACCAATATCGTCGGCACCTTCACGCTGCTGCAGGAGGCGCTGCGCTACTGGCGCGGCCTGCCGGCGGAGCGGGCGGCCGCCTTCCGCCTGCTGCACGTCTCGACCGACGAGGTCTATGGCTCGTTGGGGCCGGAGGGCCTGTTCACCGAAACCACGCCCTATGCCCCCAACTCGCCCTATTCGGCGTCGAAGGCTTCCTCCGACCATCTGGTGCGGGCGTGGCGCGAGACCTACGGTCTGCCGACGCTGGTCACCAACTGCTCGAACAATTACGGTCCCTACCATTTCCCCGAGAAGCTGATCCCGCACATGATCCTCAAGGGCCTCGCCGGCGAGGCGCTGCCGGTCTATGGCGACGGCCAGAACGTGCGCGACTGGCTCTATGTCGCCGACCACGCCCGCGCGCTGAGCCTCGTCGTCGAGCGCGGGCGGGTGGGCGAGACCTACAATGTCGGCGGCCGCAACGAGCGCACCAATCTGGCGGTGGTCGAGACCATCTGCGACCTGCTCGACCGCTACGCGCCGCAGCCCGCCGGGCCGCACCGGCGGCTGATCAGCTTCGTCACCGACCGGCCGGGGCACGACCGCCGCTACGCCATCGACGCCACCAAGCTCGAGACCGAGCTCGGCTGGCGGGCGCAGGAGAGCTTCGACACCGGCATCGACAAGACGGTGCGCTGGTATCTGGAAAACCGGGACTGGTGGCAGGCGATCCTGGAGCGCGGCTATCAGGCGAAGCGGATCGGGGTGATGGCACGATGACAGGGACGCAGTCCGGGAAGACGCGGGTGTTGCGGCGCACGGCCGGCAAGGCGCCCGCCCCCACCGCCGGACCGAAGCCGGCCGGGGCGGTTCGCCAGGGCGGAGGCCGCCAGACCGGCCAGGATACGGGGCAGGACATGATCGCGGATGCGGGCCAGCACGCCGGCCAGATCACGAGCAGGACGCCGCCGCAGCCGGCGGCCGCAGCCGCGCTCGACGCGCCGGTGCGCCGTCCGCCCGAGGGCCGGCAAGTATCTCAGACCGTTTCGCCCCAGACCAATTCACCTCAGACCGCGTCGCCATCCCCGGGCGGCGTCCGCAGGCCGGACGAGACGCCCCGCAGCGACGCGCCCCCGGCTCCGCGCGCCTCGGCCGCCACCCCGCCGTCGTTCCTGTCGCTGTCGCAACTGCCGCATCTGATCCGCGCGCCGGCCGGCGACGTGCTCGACGGCCTGATGGTCGACTACTACGCCTATGTCGGCGATCGGCTCGTGCTGTCCGGCTGGGTGGTCGGCGCCGGCTCCGGCCGGCGGATCGACAGCGCGGACGATACGGTGCGCGCCTGCCTGTTCCCCCGGCCGGATGTCGAGACGGCGTTTCCGGGCCTGGCGGCGAGCGCGCGCGGCCTGCTTGCGGTGGTCAGGCCCGGTGAGGGCGACACCTTCACGCTGTGCGGGCGGCGGCTGCGCGCGCCGCGCCGCGCCGACGGCGAGGGCGATCCCGCGCGCATGTTCGTCGATCACCGGGCGCGCCTCGGCTTCCTGCTCGAAGCGCTGCAGGGCAGCGCGGTCTCGCTGGCGCCGCTGGTGGCGCAGCTCCAGACGGCGCCCGCCGCCTACAAGCGCGCCCGCGGCTTCCTGGAGCACGCCAAGGGCGTTCCCGGGCATGGCGGACTGGTGGTCGGCTGGACGGTCCAGGTGCCGGGCGTGACGCTGGCGCTGATCGACCAGCGCGGCCGCATCGTGCCGCTGGCCGAGGCGGTGCGCTGGCATCGCCCGGACATCGTCGACGCCTTCAGCAGCGAGTTCGGCAATTTCACCTTCAATGCCGGCATGCTGCAGGGCTGGCGGCATGGCGTCACACTGGGCGAGGAGATCCGGCTCTGCGTACTCGACGGCGACGAATGCCACGTACTGGCGTCGCGCCAGTGGGAGGCGGCGCCGGTCGAGCCGGTCAGCTTCGCCAAATGGGCGTTCGAGTTTCCGACCCCGCTCGACCGCTTCTTCGACCGGCTGGAGCAGCATGACGGCGCGGTGATCGACTCGCTGGTTGCGGCCAAGCTCGCAGCCCGCCCGCCGCGCCCGCCCGAGATCATGGTGTGCGGCCCGCAGCCCGAGAGCCCGCGCTGCTCGATCATCATCCCGCTGTTCGGCCGCTTCGATTTCATGCTGAACCAGCTCCTCGAATTCTCCGAGGACGATGAGCTCAAGGCCGATGCCGAGCTGATCTATGTGGTCGATGATCCGCGCATCCTGTCGGAGGTGCGCCAGCAGGCGCCGCTGCTCTATGAAGCCAACCGCGTGCCGTTCCGCATTGTCACCGCCGGCGAGAACCGCGGCTTTTCCGGCGCCAACAATCTCGGCATCTCGGTGGCCCGCGCGCCCAATCTTCTGCTGCTCAATTCGGACGTGATCCCGGTCGAGCCCGGCTGGCTGCAGAAGATGCTGGCGGTGATCGAGGGGCGGGCGGATGTCGGCATCGTCGGCGCGCGGCTGTTCTATCCCAACGGCGCGATCCAGCACGACGGCATGGCCTTCGTGTGGGAGCCGGCGCTCAACGCGCACATCAACAAGCACCCCGGCATGGGGCTGGAGCCGCCGGACCCGCGCGCGGGCGCGACGCCGCGCCTCGCCGTCACCGGCGCCTGCCTGCTGATGTCGCGTGCGCTCTACGACCGGGTCGGCGGGCTCGACGAGGGCTTCCTGATCGGCGACTTCGAGGATTCCGACCTCTGCCTCAAGGTGCGGAGCGCCGGCCTGTCGATCGCCTGCGTCGAGGACGTCAACCTCATCCATCTCGAACGGCAGTCGCTGGCCGGGATCGGGCAGGACCGCTTCCGCAATTTCGTGGTGCGCTACAACGCCTGGCGCCACGAGAGGCGCTGGGGCAGCGTGCTGCGCAAGATGACCGGCGCGCGGGGGTAGGCGATGAAGGTTCTGGTCATCGCCCACGGGCATCCGGATTTCTCGGTCGGCGGCGCCGAGCTGGCCGCGTTCAATCTCTACCGCTCGCTGCAGCGTCACCCCGAGGTCGAGCGCGTCGATTTCCTCGCCCGCACCGACCAGCCCTCGGTGGGCTGCGGCATGATCGGCCTGCGGCGCCCGGGCGAATATCTGTGGCGGCAGGACATGCACGACTGGTTCCTGCTGCGCACGGCCTATGCCAACGGCATGTACGATGCGCTGCGCGCCTTCCTGCGCCTCAAGCGGCCGGACGTGGTGTTCGTCCACCATTACGCCCATATCGGCCTGGAGATGCTGCGCGAGCTGCGCCGCGAGCTGCCGGACGCCTTCATCTGCCTGACGCTGCACGAATACATGGCGATCTGCGCCCATCGCGGCCAGATGGTGAAGGCGCGCTCCGGCCGGCTGTGCCACAGCGAGAGCCCGGAGGAGTGCGCCGCCTGCATGCCCGAGCGCAACGCGGAATCGTTCTGGCTGCGCAAGCATTTCATCCAGAAGCACTTCGAGGCGGCCGACATGTTCGTCTCGCCCTCGGAGTTCCTGCGCCGGCGCTACATCGCCTGGGGCATCCCGGCCGAGTACATCACGGTGATCGAGAACGGCCAGCCGCAGATCGAGGCGGCGCCGGCGGCCGAGAGCCCCGCCTTGCGCACGCGCTTCGGCTTCTTCGGCCAGATCACCGAGTTCAAGGGCGTCGAAGTGCTGCTGCAGGCGCTGCATCTGATGCGGCCGGAGGTGCGCCGCACCCTGCAGGTGGAGATCAACGGCGCCAATCTGGAGCACCAGGAGCCGAAGTTCCGCGAGATGATCGAGAAGCTGCGCGCCCCGCTGGTGGTGGAAGGGTCGCTGCGCTGGGTCGGCCCCTACGAGCCGCACGAGCTGCCGCGCCGCATGCGCAAGGTCGGCTGGGTGGTGGTGCCGTCGATCTGGTGGGAGAATTCGCCGATGGTGATCCAGGAGGCGTTCTGCTGCCGCCGCCCGGTGATCGCCGCCAATATCGGCGGCATGGCCGAGAAGGTGGAGCACGGCGTGAATGGGCTGCACTTCGAGGCGAGGAGCCCGCTCGACCTCGCCGACACGCTCACCGAGGCGGCCGGCACCAGGGGCCTGTGGGAGCGGCTGAGTGCGAATATCCGCCAGCCGATCTCGTACGAGGAGTGTGCAAAGGCGTATCTGTCATTAGTATCGTGGTAAATTCAATTAAGTAAAAAAGCATGGAGTCTGATGATGATCTGGGCCCAAAATATAGAATCTGAAATTTCGCATTGGCGCAATTGGTTAACAGATCCGAAGATGGAAGAATCTCGTAAACGGCGCATTTCGTCAACAGAGAAACTTTCATCGAGAACGTTGGAACTAATAGGAAAACCACTTGGCTCAAAGATTCGAATCTTAGACGTCGGATCTGGACCAATAAGCACAATCGGAAGAAGCGCCCCTGGATATGATGTTGAGCTTGTTTGTACCGATGCCCTTGCAGATCACTACAATAAGCTTTTGAAGGATTCCAATTTAATGCACTTGCCGTCTATTTTCCCGGTCAAGGGGGAGGATCTCGAGAGCAATTTCGGGAGGAACGCCTTCGATTTGGTGAATTGCGCAAATGCTCTAGATCACTTCGAAGATCCCGCATTGGCATTTGTCAATATGTATAATGTTTGCGCGGAAGGGGGCGTCATTACAGTACTATCAATTGAAAACGAAGGCGAGCGCGAAGGATATCGCGGGCTTCATCAGTGGAATCTGCGCGCGAACGACGATGGATTGTGGCTTTCTACAAAACTAAGGACAGAAAATATCATAAATCGAATTCCACGAACAGCAATTTACTCTTGGAAATACGTCGATCACGGGCAAAAGAATTTCAATATATTTTTAATATCAATTAAAAAGGCATCTAATTAGCATTTTTTATTATTATCTTGAAGTAGACAAGGTCGCGCTCCATTGTTCCGGCGCAGCCTTTATATTTTCTCCTTGTCAAGAATAGCGCTAACTCTTCACCGGTGTCTTCGAAGTTTCGCGATCTTGACGAGGGAGAGAGGATGGATGGGTAGCTGTAAACGTATTCACCGCATTTCGATTCAGACATTTCTGTCTTTATATTAATTAGAGGCCGGGGCTCTGACCATGTAATAAGATCACGAGATGTATTGTAAACTATTTGCCCTTTATACTTTCCGCCCGGCATTGCGCCCACAGCGATATATCTCCCTCCTTGCTCAATAACAGATCCTATTGAATACAGATTTTTCAAAATACTGCAGGGTCGCTTTGGTGAATCTTTATAAGGGTCGTGCGCGGATGGAATCCATGTGACACCATCCCAATATTCCCAATTCAAGAGGTCGCCCTGCCGTAAAGTCCTAAACAAACAATGGCCATACGGCTGACTAGGGTCGCCAGTAGTAAGTATAATTGAGTACAAATAACCATTTCTAGAAAATATATTCGTTGGCGAAAAAAATCCTCGTGGTCTTCCCTGCATGTCTTCAGAGCGAATGTTCGCCGATGCAATTGGTTTAAGGTGGTCCACTTTGTAAAAGTTCATTCCAGAATCTGTTGATTTTAAGGCAACTATACTATTATACCAACAGCTTCCAAGATCAGCAAATTTGCATTTTCCAGGATGGCGGTGAGCCTGAAATTCATGATGCCCGAGGGCAAAGACATTAACCCCGTCTTCCGTCCACGTCGCTGTTACCCAAATCTTATCGTTATATTCACTAGGATTTGAGGCGTGACTACTCTTTCGACTTATTGAACAAACTCGCTGTAGGTCAATTAAGGTATCCCCACGAAATAGCCTTACATCGAAGTGACTCGCTAGCCCGACAACGGCACCAGAGGAATCACGGAATGCCCTCAATGGACTATCCGGAATATCATCATAGGAACAACGCTGGGTAGCCCAATCAAATACGACATGAGGCCCAGAAATTATTTTTACCTCATCCAGCGCATATGAGTGGGCCGGATAGAAAAATAAAATAAACAATCTCAGAATAACTCTAAATAAAAAAATCCGCATAACATTACTTCTGGCTTATAGAAACGCTCGTCAAATCGGCTGCGATCGCGGCTTTTGCCGTCAAATCTTTGACAGGGTGAACAAATAGAGGGACGCACTCCCTCAAGCGATCGACCTTGTGTACGTTAAACTGCGGATAATGCGTGAATGGCGGGGTCGTCTTGCTAAGATCGAGCATCCTTAGGCCAACAAAATTTGCGACAGACGGCATTGTTACTTCTTGATGCCCCTTCCAGCCAAGCGCGATTTGTTCAGCATACGCATCAATGTATCTCCGAGAAAAAACGATCAAAGGAAGAAACGCGCCATAAGCGACGGAATCTGGCGACACAGATAAATCTTTAGGAAGCTCTAAAGTTTTCCACCAAACCCAATTGTTATTTCTCCATGGAGAAATATAACTACCTGCAAAATCGCAATCTTTCGTTGCGCAGATAAGCCTCTCCATTGATTGCCTGACGTCGCCCGTGGCCATGACGTCATATTCCATCCATATGTATCTCGAGTATGATTTATTCAGGCCGGACACCGCACGAATCATCTTTAAATCAACGTTTCCTGGAATTAGTCCGCGGGAAATATCCTTGCTGTGGACTACCTCCGCAAAAATTTGCTTATTGTTTAATGTTAGAATTCCATCACGCTCATTAAATGGAGGAGATTCTTCGTCTTTAACGTGAACAACCTTAATCACATCGCATATATCCCCGACACTTGAGCGATATTCCTGAAATACCTGGTCAGCAAAGCTGCCGCCCGGGGATGCCAAAAGCATGCAAATATTCTCAGACATAGCGCGCCTGTGCCGATGATGAGATATGCGATAGAGCTACAACGAAATCGCAGGAAAGGCAATACTGCTTAAATAACAATGGCATGCCGGCAAATACAACAGTTATTTGATGGCTACCAGCAAATATTCGCCCGCTTGCAGGAATTAGAAGCCATAACCGGATGCGTGAAAATGTAAAAATTCCGCAAAGTGACGCGCTGTATTTGGCGCATAGAGAGATTTTTCATATTTAAAAATGATTTTTATTGAATGCCTGAAGAGGTGACTTACGTTGTGGCTCTTCCCCAATGCTTGGGGGTCTTCTTATACGGCATTCGGCAGTGCAGGCCAACATGGCGCTGCAGTTCGCCCTGTTCGAGGATCGCCAGCTCGCCCTGCCAGTCCCGGCTCAGCCGCGTGAGCGTCTCGGGCGCTGCCTCGGGGGGCGGTGAGCGGGGCGCCGGTGAGCCGGGCGCCGCGACGCCCCTACGAATTCGGCTGCAAGGTGTCGATCGCATTGACGGCGCCGGCATCTCGGCCGGTCGCCGCCGGAAACGAAAACGGCGGCGCCGCGGCGCCGCCGTCGAGAGCCCCGGCCGGCGGCCGTCAGGCCACCGCGTCCATCGCAGCGCCGATCGCCCGCGCCCGCTCGGCCAGCATCACCCGCACCCCCACCGGCACCTGACGGTGCGCCTTGGCGCGCGGATAGGGCAATTCGCTGATCGCCTTGCCGTTCGGATACAGCGCCTGATGCTCGGACCAATTGTCGAAGGCGAGCCGGTCGACATTGTCGACGAAGGTTTCGGCCGGCACCCCCTCGGCGAGGATGAGCGAATGGTCGTCGAGCTCGACATGGTAGTAGGTGAAGACCTGCGGAACGCCGGTCTCGCGCACGATCGAGGTGCCGTTGACCAGCGCGCCGGCCTGGATCAGCGATCCGCCGACCAGGAGGGCATGGTCGGGCGACAGCAGCAGGTCGCGGACCGGCAGGTTGTCGCCCAGCGCGCCGGCCTTGACGCGGATCGGCAGCACCCGCAGCGGATCGGCGAAGCGGGTCGAGATGGTCTGCAGGCCGATCCAGGTGACCGGCATGGCGCGGCCATCGGCCGTCAGCACGCGGTCGCCGCGCGTCAAGGTCTCGACCGCCACCTCGCCATCCGGCGTGCGGATCATCGTGCCGGGATAGAAGCAGTACACGTCGATATTGACGGTATCGGTATCGGTGCCGCCGGTGTGGCCGTCGGAGGTGGTGATCGTCAGGACGTCGTCGACGTCGCCGACCGTCGTATCCTGGCTGGTGGTGAGGTAGTCGAGCCCCTGCAGAGCCGTGTTGATGTTGGCGATCGCGCCCGACAGCACGACCGTGCCGGTGCCGTTTCCGGTCACGGTCAGTCCGTCGACGCTGCCCAGCGTCAGCGTGCCGCTCCCGACGTGCAGCGTAACCGTAAGGTTCGCGTCGTTGGCGTCGGACACCCAGATGGCGTTGCCGTTCGCCGAGCTGAACAGGATGTGCGGGTTCGACTCCCAGTTCAACGCCTGCGTCGGGAGAGAACTTGAACTCGGCACGTCATAGGAGACCTTGACGTTGTCGATGTAGATGAATTCGCCCTTGTCGAGAGAGCTTGGCACCGAAAAGCGAACCGAGGTGCCGCCCGAAATGTAGGCGCTGATGTCGGCACTGAATGAGCCGTCAGCACCGTTGGCACCGAATGCGCCTAACGTCGTCCATTTTGTCCCATTGTAGATCTCAACGGTAATCTTCTCGTCGCTTGAACTCGTGTTTGAATTGTAATCGAAACTGAGATTGGCCTTGACTGCATCAGCAAGGCTTGATGCAACTTGGCGGGCAATGGAATGCGTACTGCTGCCTCCACCATTCGAGTCGTCGCCAAAACGCAACTCACCGCCGGAAACCTGAATCCAGCCGCCGGTGGTGCTCGTCTGCTCCCCACTTTCCGTCCAGTTGCCAGCCCAGTTTTCGGTTCCACTGTTCGCGCCATACCCCCCGCCGGCGAAGTCGTCAGCGTTCGTGTGGGTATTCGAAAACAGATTTACCGGCGCCACGTCGAGGTGCAGGGTCTGCGCGTCAGTACCAGTTCCTCCGAAGTGACCGGTATTCTTCGCGGTCACCGTCACGCTGCCCGGATCTACGGGCGTGTCACTGCTGTCGGTGAACGTGATACCGCGCAGGATCGACTGCCAGTCACTGGTCCTTTCATCGCCGCCAGTCAGCGTGAGCAGGCCGGTATTGGCGTCATAGCTGGCGGTAATTCCCTTACTCGCGGCGAGGGTCTGGGCCGCGGGGTCGAGGCCCAGCGTCATCGTGCTCGTATGGGTGGCGATCTGCACCGAGATGGTGTCGATGCTGTTGCTGTCAAGCACATTTGCGCTCAGCGTCGCCTGCGGAAACAGATACATCGGCGTCGGCGCGGTCGAATAGGTGGTGCCGGTGCCATTGGCATTATTGAGATTAACCGTAATCGACATTCACGCGCTCCGATAAATTGGATTGTTAACGTCTCGTTGGTTCCGGCCTCGGCGGCGATCCAACCTGCCTGCCGGCCGAAGCTCAACCGTGTCCGGCGCAGTTGAGACAAATTGCAAAGAAATTGATATGAAAAATCGTACTCTCGGATCGAACGGATAAGGCTTAAGGTTGCCTCAATTGGTAAACGATCCTGCCGTTGCGGAATACCGCGCGCCCGTCGCAAAGCCGGACAAGCGGCCTGCCGGCGCAGCCGCGAGGGCCGCTGCGCAGCCCGCCGAGGCCCGGCGCTCTCCAGTCCCGGCGTCCGAGGCGCTCGGGCGGTTCGCCCTGGCGCCGGCCGAAGGACAGCCCTCCGATACGTTCCGCGACTGGCGCGCAGGCCTCGCACCGGTGTTCGACGTCGCCGCCACGCCCGCGGAGATCGCCGCCTTTGCCGGCGGTCTCGCGGCGTGGTCGTCTGGCCGTTTCGTGCTCACCACCTGCCGGGCCACCCGACTGCACCTCATCCGTTCGCCGGAGACCGTCGGCCGAAGCCCGGTCGATCATGTCGCGATCCGGCTGATCGCCGCCGGCAGCCTCCGTGGCTCCGCCGGCGCCAGCGACGTGGCCGCCGAGGCCGGCGACATCCTCTTCCTCGACCTGCTGCAGAGCCTGACGCTGCAGCTCGGCGCCCAGGACGCAACCGAGGACATCACGCTGTGGGTGCCCCGCGCCCGCTTCGTCGCTGCCCTGTCCGACGAGCACCTGCTGCATGGCCAGGCGCTCAGGGCCGGCACGCCCGCCGGCGCGGTGATCGGCGCCGCGCTCGCCGCGCTCGTCCGTCAGGCCGACGCCATGACCCGCGCGGAGATGGATGCGCTCGCCGCCGGCATCAGTGAGCTGACGGCGCGGGTGCTCGCGCCCGTGCTTGCGGCCGCCGGACCCGCCGGCGGCGCGGAGCCGCTCGCCTCGTTCCTCACCATCCGCCGTTACATCGACCGCAATCTGGCGGCGCCCACCCTCGATCCCGACGCGGTGGCCCGGGCTTTCGGCCTCTCGCGTGCCTCGCTCTACCGCCTGTTCGAGCCGATCGGCGGCGTCGCCTGCTATATCCGCAGGCAGAGGCTGAACCGCGCCTATCAGGAGATCACCGCGCCGAGCCTGCGCGAGCAGCGCATCGGCCCGATCGCCCATCGCTGGGGCTTCCGCAACCTCAGCGCCTTCAACCGGCTGTTCGCGCAGACGTTCGGCCTGACGCCCGGCGACGCGCGCGCCGCCGCCGGGCGCTGCCGCGAGGGCCTGCTCACCCTGGCGGACGAGCCCGCAGGCAAGGGCATCCTCGCCCAGTGGCTGGAGCAGACCGCGCGCGCCTGATTTCGCAGCCGGATTTCCGACCGCTGCCCGGTGCCGGACCTGGCGCGTCAAATTGCGCCGCCGGCCGTTCCCCGCCGGCATCGTTGAACTCGCCGCGCCGGGGCCGTATGCCTCGACAATGAACACCCTCGCCGAAGCCGCCACCTCGCTCGCTGCCAAGCCGCTGTTCGCCAAGCCGCTGTTCTCCTGGTCGCCGCACCGTCCGCTGCCGCGCAGGCCCGCGCCATTCCTGCCGATGAGCCGCGCCGAGATGACGGCGCTGGGCTGGGACGCCTGCGACGTGGTGCTGGTGACCGGCGATGCCTATGTCGACCACCCCAGCTTCGGCATGGCCATCATCGGCCGGCTCTTGGAGGCGCAGGGGTTCCGCGTCGGCATCATCGCCCAGCCCGACTGGCAGTCGGCCGAGCCGTTCAAGGCGCTGGGCAAGCCGCTGGTGATGTTCGGCGTCACCGCCGGCAACATGGATTCGATGGTCAACCGCTACACGGCCGACCGGAGGCTTCGCCACGACGACGCCTATACGCCCGGTGGCGAGGGCGGCCGGCGGCCGGACCGCTGCACCCTGGTTTACGCCCAGCGCTGCCGCGAGGCCTATCGCGACGTGCCGATCGTGCTCGGCGGCATCGAGGCCTCGCTGCGTCGCGTGGCGCATTACGACTACTGGTCCGACAAGGTGCGCCGCTCGGTGCTGGCCGACGCCAAGGCCGACATCCTGCTCTACGGCAATGCCGAGCGCGCGGTGGTGGAGGCGGCGCACCGGCTCGCTGCCGGTTCTTCGCCCGCCGACCTCGCCGACCTGCGCGGCGCCGCGCTGTTCCGCCGCGTGCCGGAGCATTACGCGGTGCTGCGCGCCGACGACCTCGACTCCGCGGACGAGGCCGCGGGGCGCTGCTCGGGCGAAGCGGTGATCCGGCTGCCGTCGCTGGCGCAGGTGGAAACCGACCGCGAGGCGTATGCGCGGGCCTCGCGCGTGCTGCACCGGGAGAGCAATCCCGGCAATGCGCGCGCACTGGTCCAGCGCCACGGCGACCGCGATCTGTGGCTCTCCCCGCCGCCGGTCCCGCTCACCACCGAGGA from Blastochloris tepida includes:
- a CDS encoding helix-turn-helix domain-containing protein, with amino-acid sequence MVNDPAVAEYRAPVAKPDKRPAGAAARAAAQPAEARRSPVPASEALGRFALAPAEGQPSDTFRDWRAGLAPVFDVAATPAEIAAFAGGLAAWSSGRFVLTTCRATRLHLIRSPETVGRSPVDHVAIRLIAAGSLRGSAGASDVAAEAGDILFLDLLQSLTLQLGAQDATEDITLWVPRARFVAALSDEHLLHGQALRAGTPAGAVIGAALAALVRQADAMTRAEMDALAAGISELTARVLAPVLAAAGPAGGAEPLASFLTIRRYIDRNLAAPTLDPDAVARAFGLSRASLYRLFEPIGGVACYIRRQRLNRAYQEITAPSLREQRIGPIAHRWGFRNLSAFNRLFAQTFGLTPGDARAAAGRCREGLLTLADEPAGKGILAQWLEQTARA
- a CDS encoding Hint domain-containing protein, which produces MSITVNLNNANGTGTTYSTAPTPMYLFPQATLSANVLDSNSIDTISVQIATHTSTMTLGLDPAAQTLAASKGITASYDANTGLLTLTGGDERTSDWQSILRGITFTDSSDTPVDPGSVTVTAKNTGHFGGTGTDAQTLHLDVAPVNLFSNTHTNADDFAGGGYGANSGTENWAGNWTESGEQTSTTGGWIQVSGGELRFGDDSNGGGSSTHSIARQVASSLADAVKANLSFDYNSNTSSSDEKITVEIYNGTKWTTLGAFGANGADGSFSADISAYISGGTSVRFSVPSSLDKGEFIYIDNVKVSYDVPSSSSLPTQALNWESNPHILFSSANGNAIWVSDANDANLTVTLHVGSGTLTLGSVDGLTVTGNGTGTVVLSGAIANINTALQGLDYLTTSQDTTVGDVDDVLTITTSDGHTGGTDTDTVNIDVYCFYPGTMIRTPDGEVAVETLTRGDRVLTADGRAMPVTWIGLQTISTRFADPLRVLPIRVKAGALGDNLPVRDLLLSPDHALLVGGSLIQAGALVNGTSIVRETGVPQVFTYYHVELDDHSLILAEGVPAETFVDNVDRLAFDNWSEHQALYPNGKAISELPYPRAKAHRQVPVGVRVMLAERARAIGAAMDAVA
- a CDS encoding glycosyltransferase family 4 protein, encoding MKVLVIAHGHPDFSVGGAELAAFNLYRSLQRHPEVERVDFLARTDQPSVGCGMIGLRRPGEYLWRQDMHDWFLLRTAYANGMYDALRAFLRLKRPDVVFVHHYAHIGLEMLRELRRELPDAFICLTLHEYMAICAHRGQMVKARSGRLCHSESPEECAACMPERNAESFWLRKHFIQKHFEAADMFVSPSEFLRRRYIAWGIPAEYITVIENGQPQIEAAPAAESPALRTRFGFFGQITEFKGVEVLLQALHLMRPEVRRTLQVEINGANLEHQEPKFREMIEKLRAPLVVEGSLRWVGPYEPHELPRRMRKVGWVVVPSIWWENSPMVIQEAFCCRRPVIAANIGGMAEKVEHGVNGLHFEARSPLDLADTLTEAAGTRGLWERLSANIRQPISYEECAKAYLSLVSW
- a CDS encoding glycosyltransferase encodes the protein MIADAGQHAGQITSRTPPQPAAAAALDAPVRRPPEGRQVSQTVSPQTNSPQTASPSPGGVRRPDETPRSDAPPAPRASAATPPSFLSLSQLPHLIRAPAGDVLDGLMVDYYAYVGDRLVLSGWVVGAGSGRRIDSADDTVRACLFPRPDVETAFPGLAASARGLLAVVRPGEGDTFTLCGRRLRAPRRADGEGDPARMFVDHRARLGFLLEALQGSAVSLAPLVAQLQTAPAAYKRARGFLEHAKGVPGHGGLVVGWTVQVPGVTLALIDQRGRIVPLAEAVRWHRPDIVDAFSSEFGNFTFNAGMLQGWRHGVTLGEEIRLCVLDGDECHVLASRQWEAAPVEPVSFAKWAFEFPTPLDRFFDRLEQHDGAVIDSLVAAKLAARPPRPPEIMVCGPQPESPRCSIIIPLFGRFDFMLNQLLEFSEDDELKADAELIYVVDDPRILSEVRQQAPLLYEANRVPFRIVTAGENRGFSGANNLGISVARAPNLLLLNSDVIPVEPGWLQKMLAVIEGRADVGIVGARLFYPNGAIQHDGMAFVWEPALNAHINKHPGMGLEPPDPRAGATPRLAVTGACLLMSRALYDRVGGLDEGFLIGDFEDSDLCLKVRSAGLSIACVEDVNLIHLERQSLAGIGQDRFRNFVVRYNAWRHERRWGSVLRKMTGARG
- a CDS encoding class I SAM-dependent methyltransferase; this translates as MMIWAQNIESEISHWRNWLTDPKMEESRKRRISSTEKLSSRTLELIGKPLGSKIRILDVGSGPISTIGRSAPGYDVELVCTDALADHYNKLLKDSNLMHLPSIFPVKGEDLESNFGRNAFDLVNCANALDHFEDPALAFVNMYNVCAEGGVITVLSIENEGEREGYRGLHQWNLRANDDGLWLSTKLRTENIINRIPRTAIYSWKYVDHGQKNFNIFLISIKKASN
- the rfbB gene encoding dTDP-glucose 4,6-dehydratase, with the translated sequence MRFAGKTIFVTGGAGFIGSAVVRHLLDDTAARVVNLDKLTYAANLASIPQAEGHPRYAFARVDICDGAALRRLFDTYAPDAVMNLAAESHVDRSIDGPGAFITTNIVGTFTLLQEALRYWRGLPAERAAAFRLLHVSTDEVYGSLGPEGLFTETTPYAPNSPYSASKASSDHLVRAWRETYGLPTLVTNCSNNYGPYHFPEKLIPHMILKGLAGEALPVYGDGQNVRDWLYVADHARALSLVVERGRVGETYNVGGRNERTNLAVVETICDLLDRYAPQPAGPHRRLISFVTDRPGHDRRYAIDATKLETELGWRAQESFDTGIDKTVRWYLENRDWWQAILERGYQAKRIGVMAR